The DNA region ataaataaatatcctCAATAAATGTATATtacacaatacaatacaatacaaattaaagttttatgctttgttcagtttagttttgtttttcagtttagaAGTAATTGATTTAAATCCATATGCTGTATCTCCTTTTCATTGCACTTGAAAGATAAACAGCTAAACAAGCTCTAACACAAAATTCAGTCTACTAAACAAGAAATATTCTGTTGAGCAAAAGCTACAAATTTCATGCTGTCAATATTGCAATGGGGCAGATTCTAAACAACACTGCACCTAGCGTAGAAGAAAGATGGTAGAGATCACTATGCGTCTCCCTCCAGTGATAAATGAGGTCATCGAGTTACACTTTATAAATATTAGAGGTTTTATAgggcagcaggagctgaggcCTGGGGGCTCGACACCATCTATGCCCCAGCTACAGTCCACCCTTATATTCAAACCATAGATTGTGACCTGCCACTGTTGTCTCTGCTCATTCTCCCAAAAGCCCCCCATAGATGATGCATAATGCACGCTGCCAGAGATGTTGTGATAGGGAGCCCACTCCGACAGCCTGACACCAAGGCCGGGCTGAATGGGACTTAACCAACAGGCCTGTTGTGTCCTTCCAGGACGCCGCTGGTGGAGCTGGGGTGCACAGGCCCCtgaggctccagcagctgatggCTTCTGACAGTGTTGTGGTAGACCTGCTCTGCCGTGAGCGTGCAGAGGAAACACGGCGTGGTTTACATGGGCAGCTCTGCGTCCCCAGCTCGGCCCCGACGCGCTACCTCACCcaccgtttgtgtgtgtgtggttctgcatTTTAGCCAGAGTTCCCTTCTCTCAGCCCACTCAGCATTTTCACACTGCCACTCTTCGCTTGCTGTATTTTACATTCACGTAGTGCACTTCAAGTGCTGCAGTCTATTTCCATTTCATGCTCATCATGCTAGTGTGTACTTTTTCTTTACTTAGTTTCAGTGGATCATGTTGATGTGAGGGTACCTGTTGTTCATCACAACAGGATTTTACattgaaaaaaacagaaataaagtaaACCTCAAAGCATTTCTAGTGATTAAACAAATAGCttcattatttttagtttttattaaaaaaggttTTTCTCTGAATCAAAAGTGAGAAATCAGTTGCTCCTACTGTATATGAGTGTTATTAATATCAAAGTAGTCATGCTATTTGTATATAAGATCTGGAATCAGTACTTATAGTGATGTCCTGTTTCCCAGCGGCTCATcacagccacataaacaaagcTCCTACAGCTCCTCCACTGAGATCCAGTTCACTGTGACCTAACACATTTCCCGGGGCCTTGAATGTCAGAGTGCTTCACGTGGGAAACACTTGCATTTCACACCCACTTGCCGACCTTCCTGAGCTATCACCGTGCTGATTCCTCAGCTTTACTCTGACTGCGAGGAAACAATGACTACTGCGCTCACAAGCTGGAGGAACATATGTAGGGGGAACTTCTCACTCTGTGAAAACGAACTGCTGACACATTTGTGTGGGAAACCTATGAATTCATGAATTTATTCAGTGAAAATGTGCTTGAGTCCATTAAAAAGAAGGAAGCGCTTCCTCACTTAAATCATTACTCACATTATTAAGTTTTCAATTTTGTGCTTGCATATATACGCTTGCATATAAGCGTCAGCGGTGTGAAATGCTGcatgacatacagtagagtCCCACTCAGCTTTTTGCTCTTAACAGAATGAATGCAAACTTTCAAAGGAACAATAAAATGAAGTTAATCAGCAGCTCACACGGCAACAGAAACATGACTCTTGCAGTATCTGAAGTTTTATCAAGACATGTGACCGCTCAGAGTAAAGGCACATACTTCTGCACTGAGTCACTATGAAACCATGATGCTCTCCAAGCAAAAGGCAGCATTCTATGAGGACTAGTGTCACAGATACTTTGGTGTGCAAACCTCTCAGCAGCTACACTGTGTTCAAGATTCATTTAGGTTTGGGATCAGCATCACAAGGAAGTTTCAAATGATCTCGTCAGTAACATGCAGTATAACGCAGCTTTGATACGTAACAGTCAAAACCATGtccatcattattattattattattattattattattattattattattattattattattattattattattattattattattattattattatgagatGTGAGAGCACGGCCCAGGGATCTGTGAGTTCTCATAAGAATTGGGACAGACTATGTTTTAGCTCTTAGCCGTTGTCTATCAGGTGTTTTTCCTCCACTTATCTGAGCTGGGTTGGGACTGATAGGACACCGGTTAGTTAAATAGTGAGTTTATTCAGGTTAAGCCACGTGAAAGAATGATTCATTCCAGTGACTTTACTCCCACCCTTCAATAAACTTAGATTTTGCAATAAAGCTAATATAAAGAAAACACAGTTAAACTATGCAAATCCTGGGATTAAACTGTTTGGTCTATCTCACCCACACATTACTGGGTTAAACAAGACCTAGTCCCAATGAATTCACGTACAGTATTTCATTACTATGTATTGTATTGCAACATCTAGACGAaaaatttaaatgcatttttaaatccagaagctactgtaagatTATAATGATAACGTCATTGTCAAGATCTGAGAACTCCCCCTAAAGGCTGTAGATGTGATGTAATTATGCATGTGTTCCGGCTGATTTACTCCCACTGACAGGTTAACTGAGTGTCGCGTTAAAGGTCTGGCATTTAGATCAGATGGAGTGACAGTGAAGAAGTCTCACGTGGGTGTTAAGGCACACTAAAGGAGAAATGACGCCTTAAGGTGATTCCGGCAAAAAGGagactttgtttgttgttagtCAAGTGACTCTGGAGGAAATGACACAAGCACCAAGGCCTCACTTCCACACGCCCCCTTCACTCGACACAAGGTGTCACACGTACTGTAACACTGATGAGGAGCGTCGTGCCACTGCCTGGGTAGCGATGAGAGGCAACTTAACAACAGCTCTAAGTGGTGGCTGAGTTTCAAGATTCAATAAACTTCATCactcccagagggaaattgtttCACCTACTTTTGATTGCTCTCAACACAGACAGACGTAAATGGGATGAAAGggaaccagaacagaacaaCAGAATGGATACAGAACAGTCTTGTACAATACTGATATACAgtatgcagtacagtacagtagtattGTATTATAATTGTGTCATATTGGACAGATTTGATCTTCGgcggcgttctgtggagcacctaatactgatcagcctctggctgaaggtgctcctctgtcctgccagcacactgtgtagggggtgggaggtgttgtctaggatagagagttggaccagcatcctcctctcagctacagcatgtacagaagggggtccagctccacccccagaacagaaccagccctaatgatcagtttgtccagtctattactgtctgctacattcatgctgctgccccacagaccacagtgtaaaacaccggccaccacagactcatagaacatcctcaacatggagctgcagacgttaaaggacctgagcctcctcaggaagtacatcctgctctgagcctttttgttcacagctgaggagttcttcaCTGCTaatgagggagcaggaggggtaGAGGGTGGACATTGCTTTCTTTGTTTCTAATACCCCATTATGACGCCGTGTGTATCCATGACGGTTCATAAATCTAACGGTGTGCTCATTTTCATAACTATGACAATAAAGGCATGTTTATTGTTTGATTATTTTTGAAAATCATTATGTCTAACAACACAGTAGGCTAAATGTGTACAGTTTTTCACTACCATGCTACTGAAAGGTCAATGCTAATATGAATGATGAAGTAAAACCCAAACATTTAATTTTCTCCACATCTATATTTATTTGGTTGCTATCAAATAACATTTCTATTGAATTACTTCTAAAAGTacttatgtttgttttttgtgttctggctatcaatcaatcaatcatctAAAATAAACCCATTTCAAAATTCATGAGTAATAAATATGATTTTCTGTCCTGATATTTATATAAAGAATTGCACTTGAAGAAACCATTCACTGACAGTAGTTTGGATTCTGACACTATCCTCTACATGCTACTCTCCTGTCCTGCTTCTGCCCATTTTACCTCTTTGCTTTTTGAAAGAACCTTAATCTTGTTTCAAAACATTTCCATGACAGGAGCAgtttaactctcttttttttccatgcCTCTAAGGCATGTGCCAGATGCCCTCCTTTCTTCAGCGTGGCCCTCATATTCAAATCACAGCAGCTGGGAGGTGCTTTGGTAAGAGGAGTGGGCTGAGACTGAGGGAGTATTTAAAGATATAATGGGGTGGGGGTGTGCATTTGTTTGGTCACTGTATAATCTGGCACACGTCTGTGACAAAGAATTCTCAAGGCTCCCACTGTTTGATCCACACAAGCAGTGTGAGGCTGGCGCAGGCTACGAGTTGCCCTGGCTATTCAGGGTTTTCACGCCCAGTGTTTAAAAGCAGAGGTAGCGCAGAtcgagggagagaaaggagagtcTGGGCAGGCAAAGTGGCATGTGGCTGGAGAGGTTGTGTCTGGCCCAGAGGCTCCAGCAGGGGCCATTGTAAGGGAGTGTGCATCATTCTGTGAGGCTGACATTAGTCCACGTGGTTAAATTCTTCCCTCATTCACTGCCAAGATGAAGTTTTATATGCTACAACATGCTGATCTAAGCATTTTAACTTGGCTTAACTTGTGTTGTCTAAAAGTCACATAACGTCCAAACAGCAATGATCACATATATTATATAGTTAGGTGCACACTGTTTCTTTACTAGAAACgatttttattttccaattCAACAGCGTTGGACGAATGAGTTCCACAGGACATCCTTTTATTTCTCAAGCATCACATAgagaagttttttttattttaaagataaACACATCTCTCACAGTattgttcaactttttttcTGAATGTAAGCTGAATGTAAGCTGGACATTCCACTGAGGTGAATAGAACTACCCCGAATTATGAAGTGTGTTTCAGTAAACTGTTTTGTCTTTAATCATAAATATGTGTTGAGTTTTTTCACAAAGGTTGAAGCAAACCCAGAAGGTCAGAAGATGGGATGACGGGCACACAAGTAAACACACTTGTGTATTGTTGTCATACTGTAGAGCTGGGTCAGGGTAACATGAGCATGTTTTAATTCATTGGTTTGTTACTGGCACTGTATTTAATTCAGGAACCAAAGCTGAATGCTAGCACGGGAAAATAGAGTCACAAATATTTATTGCATTagattcaagattaaaaaaacttcattaatcccaaagggaaattattttgtacACTTTGGTCGCTGTCACAGTTACATACAAGAAGGTAggaagattaaaaataagaatgctaacacatctacacacactcacatctaattactagctatagttttattatatatgttATTGCATGATCTAGTATAGAATGATCTGATTTTAAGTCAAACTGGAAGTCACTCTTTAAGGAGTAAAACATTTCCAGAGCTTGGCGTAAAATGTAATACAGCTTTTCACATGTTGGCATATCCAAGACTCGGGGCAAGCACCGCACTGTGCTCAGAGAAAGACAAAGACTTGCAAGGCGTTCATTGTTTTTCTAAGAAAATAGTGCAAGATCAGCACCTTGTGGTAGGACGAGGAATAACCACAGCCAATGTTTGCCAATGCAACTAAATCAAGATAAAAACTAACATTTTCTTAATTTgtattctatttttatttaattaatttatgtCACAAAAAGATCATACAAAAATACAAGGTTATTGTCTTGTCCTACTTGTTTGTAGTTCTTTTAAGCATTTAGATAAGAAATTCTCAAGAAATTGGGCAAGTCTGCTAACTGTTCAGTACTTCTGTGCACCAGGCTGTTTAACTGCTGTAGTTAGCATTCATACATAGTATTACATGACATAGTCAAATCCTAATAACAGCACAGTTCTGTATGCTACAGTTACTGTACTTATTGTacaacagttacagtaaaatttGCCTATGTTCAGAAGTATatgaaatgtttaattaaatgtgaaatttatTGTCACAGAACATGTGTGTACATTGGGTCTTGTTATCATTTCTGTATGAAAAACGCAAAACCAATGTACTATATTGTATTCtataaaagtttcttttttgcattttacGAACATTTTATATAGAATTGACATTCCTTTTACTGTAGTAAAGAAAAGTGTTTACAGAATCAGAATAAGCTTTAAAGTTTCTTtaaagtttgcacaggacaaccaaggaattatatgtggtctgactccatctgtgttccctcttgtggcaaaaaaacaaattacttacaatttttattatagttatttaaaaaaaaaatgaacaaataaacaaatcaatttgaacagtttgtgtgcattgtttaaAGATATTGTTCTTATCTTTAAACTTCTACTCTATCTTATCGCAGTTTGTTGGATAGTTGTGCAAGCATTTTACTACATATCGTAAGTGTTTGGTTGCGTATGTaggaaaaaaaattgaatttgaATTAATCATTATGGTGACTAATACACTTCTAGATTTACCGGTAAATGTTTACAATTTTACATACACGATTGTGTTAATTTGACTATGGTAGGTGGACAATTAAGTAAAATGTGTAAACTGCCGGAGACCACTAATGTACCGAACGAGCAATCTGGACTCAACTAGCTTTGTCTCTCCAAACAGGTTTACTTACAAACTCAGAAAAATAGATCGACTCACAACATCCATTCTGTTACCAGCTCTGTGGAAACATCATCTTATGGACCGATTAGCATCTTTTGGAAGTAAGCGCTGATAAAATAAAGGacagatacagtaaatgcaccTACTGCAGTATGGGTTATTAGTAGGCAGCCGTATTCTACCTGCCTTAGATAGCGTTGCCTTGCTAACTTTAACGTTAGCAAACAGCTAAGTTAGCGATAGCAGGAGACTATTGCAGCACTATCAGCTAGCCTGTCGAGATAAATCGTTGTTAAAATAGAACAGATATTGGCATTTCATGCATAGGTTTTAAGTATAGACAAAGATAGATGTAGCCAAAGTTTAAAAAGAGAAAGCCGTGTAACCTGTCTGTGGGGAGGGCACGGTTTTGTGGTATAAATGTAACATTTGGTTTAATAATTTTGGGCTAAGAACTGCTTTAGCCTTGTTTGCGTCATAGTGgtttcttagttacgtttgtTATCTCATGTCAATATATATGCTAGAAAATTACTAGTTTTCCAAAGATAACCTAAAAAAGAGACAATGGGAAATGAGGCATTACAAGATCAAAAGCCTTGTAGATATTaactattattaattaatatctACAAAGAATTTAGTAATTAAACTATCAACTATATACGGTAGTaaatgcttgtgttttattttctgattGGATACTTTAATTATTAAGTAAATTGTACAGGAGTTAACAGTAATAATGTATCTAATGTGGATAAAGCACTCTCATTATCCACTTGAATTGTGTGAACGTGCCATAAGAAGCAAATATTATATATCATAAACATTTAATTATAGAGTATATATTGTTGGtttttttgtgacatttgttgCCATAAGTGGCAAAGAAACAGTATACTTTCTCCTTTAAATCCCCTCATGTAACCTTTTTATTCTAAAGCAGCAGCACTAAGTACATACTGCACTGAATCTCTGAGCCCTGTTTATCTGCAGATGTTGTCAAATTGCGCAGTTGAGGGGCAGATCAGTGGTGATCAGTGGCAGTACAGCGAGGCCAGGTGGACAGTTTTGTGTAGTTGTGAGGGGAACAGGTGGATCGTTGAGGGACAGAAGAGGAAGGTACCTGGGGTTTCACTTTGACAACACAGGGGCCTAAAAATGCTTGTCTTTTTTATTCAGTACTTTGTAAGGTAGCTTAAGTTGATATATTGTACAAAATGTTGTAAAACTGTTGCCAGACTGTAGTGGTTAATGCAGTTTTGTTCAAAGAGTAATAACAAATAAGTATTTATGGCAATGCTTCATTTTAGATGATCCCTTTGATAAACCACCATGCAGAGGTTGTTCGTCTTATCTAACTGAACCTTACATCAAGTGTGCAGAATGCGGACCTTCTCTTTTCATGCTTTGTTTGCAGGTCAGTATTTGtagatataaaaatgttttagcgGTTTTGTTTATCCTGAAACCACATATTCTGACTGAACTTTAACAAAGCgtttatttccagtgttttacaCGTGGGTTTGAATACAAAAAGCATCAGAGTGATCACAAATATGAAATCATGGTAAGTTTTACAAAATATCTGCACGTCACCTGTTTGACATATTTGACAgagtattattgttttttacgTGTATGCATAGACATCAGACTTCCCCGTACTGGAGCCTGGATGGACAGCACAGGAAGAGATGGCCCTGTTGGAGGCAGTCATGGACTGCGGTTTTGGAAACTGGTTGGTGTTTTGTGTAGTTTAGTTATATAGCCTCAATAGAGAGTTGAGACCAGTTAGGTCCTACTGACGGAGACAAACTTAGAAATAGAAAAGACTGAAAATGGAATTGATTTACTTAAACCTTTATTTACAGCATCAGACAAAAATATAAGGAATATAAGATTTGTATAGTACACTGTCACACCTTATTTAGTACTGCTACCACAGCAtggttttacacacacaaagtacgtATGCCTGAAGGGTTGACATCATCAAATATTTTATcagtttcaattcaatttcaattcaattttatttatatagcgccaaatcacaacaaagttatttcaaggcactttacaaagtaaggtttaaaacctcacacaactaaacccaacaaatcccacatacagcaagcatttaatttgacagcaacagtggagaggaaaaactccctctctaacgaggaagaaacctccagcagaaccagactggatgtgggcggccatctgcctcgaccggttggggtgagaggatagagagatagaaaagcagagcaacagcaacaagcaacaacaagcaacaacagagcacaggcaggatggtaggaccagggactggatgcaggcaggatggttggatccgcagctgcccatcacagacaccaaactttgagtccaatgatacctgtgggtgaggacagagagggagaaagagtgggggtgggggggggggggaggagagaagcacaactactggacagaaagagacaaggttagttaaacatgggacaatgatgggaggttatgggacagaggaggtagaaggaaacagaggagctcagtgtataaattaagtcccccagcagtctatgtctattgcagcttaactaagagatggttcctgtgactaacaataattgccagtgacctgaaccatctctaactataagctttatcaaaaaggaaggttttaagcctaatcttaaaggtggagagtgtgtcagcttctcgaacctgaagagggagctggttccagaggagaggagcttggtagctaaaagctctgccccctgttctacatttaaacactctaggaaccgtaagtagcccagcgctctgagaacgaagtgttctgctgggagcataaggaactataaggtctttatgCTTTATGTTTCATACTAtctagttatttttttaaagatttttttaataaaaaaaaaaacaagctggtGCAAAGTATTCACAAGCCAGCAACGTTATTCATACATTGTTATATTCACACATTACTAAcatgatttattgttttgttttgtttttcaggcagGACGTGGCTTATCAAATGCGCACTAAAACCAAAGAAGAATGCGAGAGTCATTACATGAAGAATTTCATCAACAACCCACTCTTCTCTTCCACCCTGCTGAGCCTGCACAAAACTAAAGAGTCTCGCATTGCAGAAGGCGCCATTCCTTTCAAACGTTAGTACCCATGGTGCACAGCCTTTTTGTAATAATGTTACAGGAAGAATAGGACAAAAAAATCTACTGGTTTAGTTATTTGTTGAAGCCTCCCAGTGATCGAGATTAGCATTAAGAAAAATTAAGTGAATTGTCACTTCAAGCCTGACAGACACTGTGCCAACAGTCGGACATTTGATGAGCCAAAAATTTGTCTCAGTTCCTTCTGCCTCCATCTGTTGCAGTGTGACAACAGTCCTTTTGCTGTCACATTCACATAGCAGTGAAACGCACAGCAAATCTTATTAGAAGACAATTGAAGGTAGCACATATGTCTTTGGTAATATTTTTTCAGTGTCCTCAGGTTCGTTTTTCTTGGTAAACATTGAAGAATAACACTCCGCCAGACTCAtatttgagtgtgtgtatgtttgtgtgattACACAGCCTCTGATGATCCTCCCCGGCCCACGTTTGACTCTGTGTTGTCGCGAGACATGGCTGGATACATGCCTGCCAGGGCAGACTTCATGGAGGTATGAATAAAAGTGTCCCGTGCTAAATCATGTTTGCTATCATGCACTGTCAATATCCCAAACGTCAAACACAGATGACTCAAATATTGATTATTGTCTTTCTTGCTGTAACAttctattatatatatttacttgTAACTTGTTTGCAAACACTTTAGAAATTAGGTTTGCATCTCACTTAGGATCAAAGCATTAGATAATGgaaatctttttttaatttgtattgtAGGAGTTTGACAACTATGCTGAATGGGATTTGAAAGACATTGATTTTGTAGACGATGACTCAGACGTTCTACATGGTGGGTGGAgagtttattaaatattatttgtgTTAATTGTGTCACATTGATAAATATACTGCAGGGATTAACATTGTCACCATTTACAATTCACTCATATCTATATTGTTTGTCTATTTCAGCACTCAAGCTTGCAGTTGTTGATATATATCATTCAAGATTAAAAGAGAGGCAGCGTAGGAAAAAGTAAGTGTTTTgatacattatttttttaacagcagCACTTATTTCAGCAATTAGTAATGACTCAGGCCTGCCAGTAGGTGGCGCTATGAGGTTTTAAAGTGACCTTTTTAAACCTCTTCCACAGACAATACTACATGTTTTCAGGTTGTATAGGCACACAGTGAATAAACATTCACAAGTCAGACAGGTTGAACCTTCTTAATATTAATGAATTATAATTCAGATAACATTTTATAAATTCTGATCAAAACTTTTAATCATTGTTTTGTCAAAAACATTACTGTGAGACTGTGATTGTTATGGGATCAACGGCATAACCATTAATTCGTTTCAGTgtatttttttggggggggctCTGCGATTACAAGCCACAGGCGTTCACGTGCAGCTTAAAACTGTAGGAACGTCTTTTCGAACCATGAATATTTTAGGTAATGGGGTAAATGAAGCATCTCCACTGCTGTAGTTTAATGCAAAATCTTTTAAAACACATTCAGTAAGATGTGCACAGTGACTTCACATACTGTTTAGGCTCCTGCAGTTGCAGATTTGATTggaatttaattaaattgcCACCTTTGACCAGCTTAAAATTCATAACCCCAAAAAATAGGAAACATCGTTTTCAAAATCAAAGCTCTCTGTTTATACCGTGGTTTGTGGACCAACTGGCTTTAACCTGGTGATAGAAGTGCATTAGTTCTTTGCATTTGTCTAGTTTTGTAAGAACCAGTCAGAAGTGAGGTCAAAGTCAGAAACACTGATTTATGATGCACTAATTAGGTCCAGCAAGGGTCATTTAAACCTACTTCCTCTTTCAACTTCACAGAAGCTATGCCTACTAAAACTCTCTGTCTAACTTCACTGTCTGTGCAGTTCACTCGATCCGATTGACTTCAGTGTATAAAATGCATAATGTGTTGTCTGTTCTAAAAATCAATAAaggagtttgtttttgtgtccgCAGTCACGAGACAAGAAGTTGCGAtagattttcattttatttaacactAGATTTTCTTTGCATTTGAGTATTCTGATAGTAAATCATATACAGTCTACTACTCAAGCTGTAAGTTTCTGATTATAATAGTCATTATTTGTCTCATGGGTTAGACAGTGTGGGCTGTCTATTGGACTGAGAGCCGCTACTGTATTTGCATGAAAACGTATACGTCTCAGTGGGATGCTGTCCGTAGGCTGAGAGTGCAAGAGTTTGATTATGAGGGGTATGTTGATCTGATTACTAGACTTTAGCTGCTAAACATTCACTATGTTTACAGGGACAATTTCATATTCAACAGTCATAAAGTCTAGATGAAATTAAATCGGTATTAATCAGTGTCTATGTAGCAGTAAAGACATAAATGGAGTAATGAATTGTGAACTTGAGGAAGCTCTTGCAGAGTTCTGAAAGTTTGTAGAGCTGTAGGCGCCGTTCCAGCCCCTGCAGTAAGCCTGG from Betta splendens chromosome 13, fBetSpl5.4, whole genome shotgun sequence includes:
- the tada2a gene encoding transcriptional adapter 2-alpha isoform X1, which encodes MYRTSNLDSTSFVSPNRFTYKLRKIDRLTTSILLPALWKHHLMDRLASFGNDPFDKPPCRGCSSYLTEPYIKCAECGPSLFMLCLQCFTRGFEYKKHQSDHKYEIMTSDFPVLEPGWTAQEEMALLEAVMDCGFGNWQDVAYQMRTKTKEECESHYMKNFINNPLFSSTLLSLHKTKESRIAEGAIPFKPSDDPPRPTFDSVLSRDMAGYMPARADFMEEFDNYAEWDLKDIDFVDDDSDVLHALKLAVVDIYHSRLKERQRRKKIIRDHGLINLRKFQMLERCYPKEVQELYDVMRRFARVVGPTEHDKFIESHALEFELKREIHRLQEYRKAGIKSFCSAKVYERAKRVREDERRKRTMLCDVLQYIQDGRACQQWLSKQAAIDAGITPTVTTITVSGTGPLRHSVLAPRTVTRMEALLPTGRRSAPPLNLTGLPGTEKLNEREKELCQVVRLVPGAYLEYKQALLNECRRQGGLRLAQARALIKIDVNKTRKIYDFLIKEGYITKA
- the tada2a gene encoding transcriptional adapter 2-alpha isoform X2; the protein is MYRTSNLDSTSFVSPNRFTYKLRKIDRLTTSILLPALWKHHLMDRLASFGNDPFDKPPCRGCSSYLTEPYIKCAECGPSLFMLCLQCFTRGFEYKKHQSDHKYEIMTSDFPVLEPGWTAQEEMALLEAVMDCGFGNWQDVAYQMRTKTKEECESHYMKNFINNPLFSSTLLSLHKTKESRIAEGAIPFKPSDDPPRPTFDSVLSRDMAGYMPARADFMEEFDNYAEWDLKDIDFVDDDSDVLHALKLAVVDIYHSRLKERQRRKKIIRDHGLINLRKFQMLERCYPKEVQELYDVMRRFARVVGPTEHDKFIESHALEFELKREIHRLQEYRKAGIKSFCSAKVYERAKRVREDERRKRTMLCDVLQYIQDGRACQQWLSKQAAIDAGITPTVTTITVSATGRRSAPPLNLTGLPGTEKLNEREKELCQVVRLVPGAYLEYKQALLNECRRQGGLRLAQARALIKIDVNKTRKIYDFLIKEGYITKA